A segment of the Sanyastnella coralliicola genome:
GGCTGCATTCATGATCTCACTAATGACACCCATCTCTTCCGCGATAGCGTAAACTTCAGACTTATATAAATCAGCAATTGGACTAAGATCAACACCTCCGTCACCATATTTGGTAAAGAAACCGACCCCGAAATCTTCGACTTTATTCCCTGTTCCAACCACCAACGATTGGCGCAGACCGGCGAAGTAATAGAGCGTTGTCATACGCAGGCGGGCGCGAGTGTTCACCAATGCCATCGCTTCATCTTTATCTCGGGTATCTGGAACCGCATTGATGAAATCTTCATAGAGATCGGTCAATTCTACCTCAACGCTGCTCACATTATCAAACTGCGCTTTGAGCATTTCGATGTGCTTACGTCCGCGGCTCACTTGGGAAGGAGCTTGGTGAATTGGCATTTCTACACAAAGCAAAGGCCGTCCTGTACGGGCGGCCAACGCTGAAGTAACAGCTGAATCAATTCCTCCGGAAATACCCACGACGAAGCCGCGAGTTTTTGAGTTCAGCGAATATTCTTTGAGCCATTCAACAATGTGCTCAACAACACCTGATGTATTCATGTCATGTTTTCTTGAGTGCGACACACTCTATTAAAACAAGATACCGAGGTTAAGTTCGATCGAGTTTGAAATTGCACGCAATCTTACATCGTCGCGTGGCTGACCTGATTCAAATACCGGCTCCCCGTTTTCAGTGCGGATCACGTCTGTGTCTTTGAATGCGTTGGTGAATCCATTGTTATATGTCACACCAACTAGGATCGAAGTTGATCCACTCAGGTTGTATTCAATACCTCCTCCGATGATCATAGA
Coding sequences within it:
- the nadE gene encoding NAD(+) synthase — protein: MNTSGVVEHIVEWLKEYSLNSKTRGFVVGISGGIDSAVTSALAARTGRPLLCVEMPIHQAPSQVSRGRKHIEMLKAQFDNVSSVEVELTDLYEDFINAVPDTRDKDEAMALVNTRARLRMTTLYYFAGLRQSLVVGTGNKVEDFGVGFFTKYGDGGVDLSPIADLYKSEVYAIAEEMGVISEIMNAAPTDGLWGDDRTDEDQIGASYPELEWAMEFQKNQGDESTLEGRQQEVYAIYTRLHRANQHKMVPIPVCEIPAQLKG